The Brevibacillus brevis genome contains a region encoding:
- a CDS encoding spore coat protein has product MSGILQSLAGMGGLTDQVIAMDFLISAKSGVRNYAMTLTETGTPEIKATLTKQLEEAIDLHEKISLYMIERGWYHPWNVTEQIQLDQQNIQTALNLP; this is encoded by the coding sequence ATGAGTGGCATTCTTCAAAGCTTAGCCGGTATGGGTGGGCTGACGGATCAAGTAATCGCCATGGACTTTCTCATCTCAGCCAAGAGCGGTGTGCGGAACTATGCGATGACACTGACGGAAACGGGCACCCCAGAAATTAAGGCAACACTAACCAAGCAATTGGAAGAAGCAATCGATTTGCACGAAAAGATCAGCCTGTACATGATTGAGCGAGGTTGGTACCATCCATGGAATGTTACCGAGCAGATTCAGTTGGATCAGCAAAATATCCAGACCGCATTAAATCTTCCGTGA
- a CDS encoding zinc-dependent alcohol dehydrogenase, producing MKAVTYQGIKNVVVKDVPDPKMEKPDDMIVKLTSTAICGSDLHLIHGMIPNLQEDYIIGHEPMGIVEEVGPSVTKLKKGDRVIIPFTIACGECFYCKNHLESQCDNSNENGDMGGFFGYSATTGGYPGGQAEYLRVPFANFTHFKLPENCEVEDEKLCLIADVMPTAYWSVDNAGVKNGDTVIVLGCGPIGLLVQKFCWLKGAKRVIAVDYIDYRLQHAKRTNNVEIVNFEQKENIGNYLKEITKGGADVVIDAVGMDGKMSALEFLASGLKLQGGAMGAIVIASQAVRKGGTIQITGVYGGRYNAFPLGDIMQRNVNIRSGQAPVIHYMPYMYELITTGKVDPGDIITHVIPLSEAKRGYEVFDTKTDNCIKVVLKP from the coding sequence ATGAAAGCTGTTACATACCAAGGCATTAAAAACGTAGTGGTAAAAGATGTGCCCGATCCGAAGATGGAAAAGCCCGATGATATGATCGTGAAATTGACAAGCACCGCCATATGCGGATCCGATCTCCATTTAATTCATGGCATGATCCCCAATTTGCAAGAGGATTATATTATCGGTCACGAGCCAATGGGCATTGTTGAAGAGGTAGGCCCCAGTGTAACCAAGCTGAAAAAGGGTGACCGCGTCATCATTCCATTTACGATTGCTTGCGGCGAATGCTTTTATTGCAAAAACCATTTAGAAAGCCAATGTGACAATTCAAACGAGAATGGCGATATGGGTGGTTTTTTCGGATATTCCGCTACAACTGGCGGTTATCCTGGGGGACAGGCGGAGTATTTGCGGGTGCCCTTTGCGAACTTTACCCATTTCAAGCTACCCGAAAACTGCGAGGTAGAAGATGAAAAGCTGTGCTTGATTGCCGATGTTATGCCAACTGCCTATTGGAGCGTAGATAACGCAGGTGTCAAGAACGGAGATACCGTGATTGTCCTCGGCTGTGGACCCATAGGTCTTCTTGTCCAAAAGTTTTGTTGGCTAAAGGGTGCAAAACGTGTGATTGCGGTTGATTATATCGATTACCGCCTGCAACATGCAAAGCGTACGAACAACGTAGAAATCGTAAACTTTGAGCAAAAGGAGAATATCGGCAACTACCTGAAAGAAATCACGAAAGGTGGGGCTGACGTTGTCATCGATGCTGTTGGCATGGATGGAAAAATGTCCGCTCTGGAGTTTCTTGCGAGTGGCTTGAAGCTGCAAGGAGGCGCCATGGGGGCAATCGTCATCGCTTCCCAAGCAGTCCGCAAAGGCGGCACGATCCAAATTACCGGTGTCTATGGCGGGCGCTATAATGCCTTCCCTCTTGGAGACATCATGCAACGCAATGTCAACATACGCTCCGGACAAGCTCCAGTGATCCACTACATGCCATATATGTATGAGCTCATTACCACCGGAAAAGTCGATCCAGGCGACATCATTACGCACGTCATTCCCTTGAGTGAAGCAAAGCGTGGATACGAAGTGTTTGATACGAAAACAGACAATTGCATCAAAGTCGTTCTAAAGCCTTGA
- a CDS encoding Gfo/Idh/MocA family protein, with protein sequence MAKVRVAVIGAGSISDMHLQSYQQNERTEIRAVVDFNEERAREKAQKYGAETYYSKLEDVFADEQVDAVSICTWNNTHADIAIAALGAGKHVLLEKPLSTTVESALLIEEAVKESGKLLQVGFVRRYDTNAQLLKQFIDAGELGEIYYAKASCLRRLGNPGGWFADKDRSGGGPLIDLGVHVIDLCWYLMGCPKVTTVSGNTYNKLGNRANVKNLSFYKAADYDPSQNTVEDMANALIRFENGASLFVDVSYTLHAKKDELAVKLYGDKGGAEVEPELSIIAEKHDTILNVSPQMDKLSFDFKRGFQNEIDHFIACILDEKETLSPVQDGVEMMKILCGIYESAATGREIVFTR encoded by the coding sequence ATGGCAAAAGTGAGAGTTGCGGTAATTGGTGCAGGATCCATTTCAGACATGCACTTGCAATCGTACCAGCAAAACGAACGTACAGAAATTCGTGCCGTCGTCGACTTCAACGAGGAGCGTGCTCGGGAAAAAGCACAGAAGTACGGGGCCGAAACCTACTACAGCAAGCTTGAAGATGTTTTCGCAGATGAGCAGGTAGACGCAGTAAGTATTTGTACGTGGAACAACACGCACGCAGACATTGCCATTGCTGCCCTCGGAGCGGGTAAGCACGTGCTTTTAGAAAAGCCTTTAAGTACGACAGTTGAAAGCGCTCTCCTGATAGAAGAGGCTGTAAAAGAGAGTGGCAAGCTGCTCCAAGTAGGCTTTGTGAGAAGATACGATACGAATGCGCAATTGCTCAAGCAGTTCATCGATGCGGGCGAGCTGGGCGAGATATATTACGCGAAGGCATCCTGTCTGCGCCGTTTGGGCAATCCAGGGGGCTGGTTCGCTGACAAGGACAGATCTGGGGGAGGTCCACTCATTGATCTCGGCGTGCATGTCATTGATTTGTGCTGGTACTTGATGGGCTGTCCAAAAGTAACGACCGTCAGCGGCAATACATACAACAAGCTGGGCAATCGCGCCAATGTCAAAAATCTCTCCTTTTACAAAGCAGCTGACTACGATCCTTCCCAAAACACCGTCGAGGATATGGCCAATGCACTCATTCGCTTTGAAAACGGAGCGTCCCTTTTCGTGGATGTGAGCTATACCCTGCATGCGAAAAAAGACGAGCTGGCCGTCAAGCTGTACGGAGACAAGGGAGGCGCAGAGGTGGAGCCAGAGCTGTCCATCATTGCAGAAAAGCATGACACCATCCTGAATGTCAGCCCGCAGATGGATAAATTATCGTTTGATTTCAAGCGAGGCTTCCAAAATGAAATCGATCACTTCATCGCATGCATATTGGATGAAAAAGAAACGCTCAGCCCTGTGCAGGACGGAGTGGAGATGATGAAGATATTGTGCGGCATTTATGAATCGGCTGCGACCGGAAGAGAAATCGTATTTACCCGATAA
- a CDS encoding GNAT family N-acetyltransferase: protein MNNQILSTRLTLTKVALPDWELIRSIYSNPTLMEHIGATMSDEDIRRNFEKELAPWSLESTHWLTWIVRETDSGNNVGLISICTRNQERENLTAEVGFIILEGYKGKGYATEAIGRVFDFAVDTFGFKKFTAVCSEEHVASRRVLEKAGMKLDKIVPESTEIAGKMVNDCFYSLEK, encoded by the coding sequence ATGAATAATCAAATCCTCAGTACGCGCCTGACTCTCACAAAAGTAGCATTACCCGATTGGGAGCTGATCCGCTCCATCTATTCCAACCCGACACTGATGGAGCATATCGGAGCGACCATGAGCGATGAAGATATCCGCCGTAACTTTGAGAAAGAACTCGCTCCGTGGAGCCTTGAATCGACACACTGGCTAACCTGGATCGTACGTGAAACCGACTCTGGTAACAACGTTGGCTTGATTAGCATCTGCACCCGTAACCAAGAACGAGAAAATCTCACTGCGGAAGTAGGCTTCATCATACTGGAAGGATACAAAGGCAAGGGCTATGCTACGGAAGCAATCGGACGCGTATTTGATTTCGCTGTGGATACTTTTGGATTCAAAAAATTTACGGCAGTTTGTTCCGAAGAGCATGTGGCTTCACGCCGTGTTTTGGAGAAGGCAGGAATGAAGCTGGATAAAATCGTGCCCGAAAGCACTGAAATTGCGGGTAAGATGGTGAATGACTGTTTTTATTCGTTGGAGAAATAA
- a CDS encoding glutathione ABC transporter substrate-binding protein — MKKASFLRTASVLLFSVALLFGCSSGGGSGSGTPAASNGGTTTGAPQKDQMVIAVNENFITMDPQNTGDALSSGVQSAMFEGLLIYDKDLKLMPGLSTEYSVNEDATEYTFKLRQNVKFHDGTPFNAEAVKINFDRMSNKDNNLRAYRNYKYIKSTEVVDEHTVKVTLNQPFSAMINKFTTGIISPAALEKYGKDITKNPVGTGPYKFVEWVQGDHLTVELNPDHWNKGAAKVGKIVYKPVPENGSRVAMLKTGEADVIYPLPEQQVETLNGEEGVKVERTPSTITRYVSINMLKKPFDDPRVRQAINHAVDKEAFIKVVKAGYGAQLESVMSPTIAHYAKQGAYEYNIEKAKQLLKEAGYENGFTTDIWGNTNSDTMKGMQFIQQQLQKVGITVEVKSMEEATLSDEIYGIKSPEEAKMNMWYVSWSSADPDNAMRSLFSSENFPPAGANTAFYKNDLVDQSIKEATQSSDQDKQKQLYGVVQENVFKDAPWIFLAVDEILYGKRANVNGVYITPSGGIYVREAAFQ; from the coding sequence ATGAAAAAAGCATCGTTTTTGCGAACAGCATCCGTCTTACTTTTTTCAGTGGCTTTACTTTTCGGATGTTCCAGTGGCGGTGGAAGTGGTAGTGGAACTCCGGCAGCTTCCAATGGCGGGACAACGACGGGAGCGCCGCAAAAGGATCAGATGGTGATCGCTGTAAACGAAAACTTTATCACGATGGACCCGCAAAATACAGGAGATGCCCTGTCATCAGGTGTCCAAAGCGCGATGTTTGAAGGGCTTCTGATTTACGACAAGGATTTGAAGCTCATGCCAGGTTTGTCGACTGAATATTCGGTGAATGAAGATGCAACAGAGTACACCTTCAAGCTCCGGCAAAACGTGAAGTTCCATGACGGCACACCATTCAATGCCGAAGCGGTCAAAATCAACTTCGACCGGATGAGCAACAAAGACAACAACCTGAGAGCTTATCGGAACTACAAATACATCAAGTCCACAGAGGTTGTCGACGAGCACACAGTGAAAGTGACGCTGAACCAGCCGTTTTCCGCGATGATCAACAAGTTCACGACAGGAATCATCAGCCCGGCGGCTCTGGAAAAGTACGGTAAAGACATTACCAAAAATCCAGTCGGTACAGGTCCATATAAATTCGTGGAATGGGTACAGGGTGACCATCTGACGGTAGAGCTGAATCCAGATCACTGGAACAAGGGCGCTGCCAAGGTCGGTAAAATCGTCTACAAGCCTGTTCCTGAAAATGGCTCCCGCGTAGCCATGCTGAAGACGGGGGAGGCCGATGTCATCTATCCGTTGCCGGAACAGCAGGTAGAGACACTGAACGGTGAAGAGGGAGTAAAGGTAGAGCGCACACCTTCCACTATCACCCGCTATGTCTCGATCAATATGCTGAAAAAGCCGTTTGATGATCCGCGCGTTCGCCAAGCCATCAACCATGCAGTGGACAAGGAGGCATTCATTAAAGTCGTGAAAGCCGGATACGGCGCACAGCTGGAATCCGTGATGTCGCCGACGATTGCCCACTACGCGAAGCAAGGCGCCTATGAATACAACATAGAAAAGGCGAAGCAGCTTTTGAAAGAAGCAGGCTACGAGAACGGCTTCACAACGGACATCTGGGGGAATACGAACTCGGATACGATGAAGGGCATGCAATTCATTCAGCAGCAATTGCAAAAGGTCGGCATCACCGTTGAAGTGAAATCGATGGAAGAAGCGACGCTGTCCGATGAAATCTACGGCATCAAGTCGCCAGAAGAAGCAAAAATGAACATGTGGTATGTAAGCTGGTCCTCTGCTGATCCAGACAACGCGATGCGTTCGTTGTTTAGCAGCGAGAACTTCCCGCCTGCGGGAGCGAATACGGCTTTTTACAAAAATGACCTTGTCGACCAAAGCATTAAGGAAGCGACACAATCATCAGATCAAGACAAGCAAAAGCAGCTGTATGGCGTCGTGCAAGAAAATGTGTTTAAAGATGCACCATGGATTTTCCTCGCAGTCGATGAAATCTTGTACGGAAAACGCGCGAACGTGAACGGTGTTTATATCACACCGAGTGGCGGCATCTATGTAAGAGAAGCGGCGTTCCAATAA
- a CDS encoding spore coat protein produces the protein MNNDYQDPIHSLNMPEKADMTFAMDFLMRAKEGVRNTAIALTETVTPEARAVLRKQLHQGIALHQEIAELMLSKKWFHPYELHEQYQLDHLSALETIQIGQMNLFPEDTSRKGMFDRTPDEHQ, from the coding sequence ATGAACAACGATTATCAAGATCCCATTCATTCGTTAAACATGCCGGAGAAGGCAGATATGACTTTTGCTATGGACTTCCTCATGCGTGCCAAAGAAGGTGTCCGAAACACGGCAATCGCTCTGACTGAAACCGTTACTCCGGAAGCAAGGGCCGTATTGCGAAAACAACTTCATCAAGGAATTGCTCTCCATCAAGAAATCGCGGAACTGATGCTCAGTAAAAAGTGGTTCCATCCCTACGAACTCCATGAACAGTACCAACTAGACCACCTCTCCGCCTTGGAAACGATCCAAATCGGGCAAATGAACCTCTTTCCTGAGGATACCTCGCGAAAAGGCATGTTCGATCGGACACCAGATGAACACCAGTGA
- a CDS encoding matrixin family metalloprotease gives MMLERILGKLLLLTITLVTLVNGYFVTPTNAQDQSEYRVDFSGVSAPIPVNIRTGPTTSAAIIDRLQPNTRVQFSGWTRGTSLNDYWTSSPDNRWFFYENNGVKYYVASAFINGNPPATDQNNVLVSYQVTITTNIPALKQAYENAIRNWNNTGIVSLTPTQNAPITLGEGYARGYDGFGWWQSNGSRVTGGTVIQWNRVSNRNAAYLEALATHEIGHVLRLNHRSDYSIMNNSWLTRITAPTQNDINELRNIFSR, from the coding sequence ATGATGTTAGAAAGAATTTTGGGTAAACTTTTATTGCTCACCATTACTCTTGTCACTCTTGTAAATGGATATTTTGTTACGCCGACAAACGCACAGGATCAATCCGAATATCGCGTGGATTTTAGCGGTGTATCCGCTCCGATCCCTGTCAATATCCGTACCGGACCGACAACTTCTGCCGCTATCATCGACAGGCTTCAACCAAATACCCGTGTACAATTTTCTGGTTGGACCCGAGGTACCTCGCTCAATGACTATTGGACAAGCTCCCCTGATAATAGATGGTTCTTCTACGAGAATAACGGCGTGAAATACTATGTTGCGTCTGCTTTTATTAATGGAAACCCACCTGCAACTGATCAGAACAATGTCTTAGTTTCGTATCAGGTAACCATTACGACGAATATCCCTGCTCTTAAACAGGCCTATGAAAATGCCATTCGAAATTGGAACAACACAGGCATTGTTTCATTAACACCAACACAAAATGCCCCCATTACCTTAGGTGAAGGCTATGCGAGGGGCTATGATGGATTTGGCTGGTGGCAATCGAACGGTTCCAGAGTAACCGGTGGCACAGTTATCCAATGGAACAGAGTGAGCAACAGAAACGCCGCTTATTTAGAAGCCTTGGCTACTCATGAGATTGGGCATGTATTACGACTAAATCACAGATCGGATTACTCGATCATGAATAACTCTTGGTTAACGAGAATCACTGCTCCGACCCAAAACGACATCAATGAGCTTAGAAACATCTTTAGTCGATAA
- the nikB gene encoding nickel ABC transporter permease — MFRYIVKRLIEIIPIIFVVSLLIFFFIHLVPGDPVRLAAGKEATLEEIERVRQELGLDKPLLTQYVTYMQNLLTGNLGHSLKTGLPISDMFENRFSVTMTLTFMSLGWALVLGLLIGTISAVFRNKWPDYVGMLTAISGISLPGFWLGLILIQVFSVTLGWFPTGGVESWKSYVLPSLTLGAGIMSMLARFTRSSLLETLKEDFIRTGRAKGLKESVVVRKHALKNSMIPVVTIAGLQFGFLLGGSVVVETVFSIPGMGRLLIDSIAFRDYPVVQAVILLFSLEFILVNLLVDILYKALNPKIRYDS; from the coding sequence ATGTTCCGTTATATCGTGAAGAGACTCATCGAGATCATCCCGATCATTTTTGTCGTGTCGTTGCTTATTTTCTTTTTTATCCATCTGGTTCCGGGTGATCCTGTCCGCTTGGCAGCGGGAAAAGAAGCGACCTTGGAAGAGATCGAGCGGGTGCGTCAGGAGCTGGGCTTGGATAAGCCATTGCTTACCCAGTACGTCACCTACATGCAAAACCTGCTGACAGGAAATTTGGGACACTCCTTGAAGACGGGGCTTCCCATTAGCGATATGTTTGAAAACCGTTTTTCCGTAACGATGACGTTGACATTTATGAGCCTGGGCTGGGCCTTGGTGCTCGGGTTGCTGATTGGGACAATCTCTGCTGTTTTCCGCAATAAATGGCCGGATTACGTAGGGATGCTGACGGCGATTTCCGGTATTTCCTTGCCTGGATTTTGGCTGGGGCTCATTCTCATACAAGTTTTTTCGGTCACACTAGGCTGGTTTCCCACAGGTGGGGTCGAGAGCTGGAAAAGCTACGTGCTTCCTTCGTTAACCTTGGGAGCAGGCATCATGTCGATGCTGGCCCGTTTTACACGCTCCTCCCTGCTCGAAACATTAAAGGAAGATTTTATCCGAACAGGTCGGGCAAAAGGGTTGAAGGAATCGGTAGTCGTTCGCAAGCACGCTTTGAAAAATTCGATGATTCCGGTCGTGACTATCGCCGGTTTGCAATTCGGCTTTCTGTTGGGCGGATCGGTTGTCGTGGAGACGGTGTTTAGCATTCCGGGTATGGGGCGTCTGTTGATCGATTCCATTGCGTTTCGCGATTATCCGGTCGTACAGGCAGTCATCCTGTTGTTTTCACTGGAGTTCATTCTCGTGAATCTGCTGGTAGACATCCTGTACAAGGCACTGAATCCGAAAATCCGTTATGACAGCTAA
- a CDS encoding ROK family protein, whose protein sequence is MAKEEYAIGLDLGGTKILAGLVDQDGRIIAQKQLPTYAEEGERAVIERVLSATHDVLSASGIHPEKVRGVGIASAGVINSDSGEVIFASNLGWRNVPIGLLIEQRFGLPVRLFNDANAAAIAEWLWGAGVGTRNMIYVTVSTGVGAGIVSDGRLISGRDGSAGEFGHISIDWNGPPCRCGNRGCLENYASGTAIESAASHKLVSTKEPVTDGILVQNGELTAKDICEAALAGDAFFAQIVKQAGFYLGIGAANLIYLFNPEVIVFGGGVMNASALLLPEIEKSMRDRCIPGLVQGVRVALSQIGAEAGVMGAAGGVFALNQPGEKPQNF, encoded by the coding sequence ATGGCAAAAGAGGAGTATGCGATTGGACTAGATTTAGGCGGGACCAAAATCTTGGCTGGTTTGGTTGATCAAGACGGCAGGATCATCGCACAAAAGCAGCTGCCGACCTACGCGGAAGAGGGAGAGAGGGCAGTGATTGAACGGGTGCTGTCCGCCACGCACGATGTCCTGTCAGCAAGCGGCATCCATCCCGAAAAAGTACGCGGTGTTGGAATTGCTTCGGCTGGTGTAATTAACAGCGATAGCGGCGAAGTCATTTTTGCGAGTAATTTGGGTTGGCGAAATGTACCGATTGGCTTGTTGATTGAGCAAAGGTTCGGATTGCCTGTTCGACTGTTCAATGACGCGAATGCGGCGGCAATTGCAGAGTGGCTATGGGGCGCAGGTGTCGGTACACGAAATATGATTTACGTCACGGTCAGCACAGGGGTAGGGGCTGGAATCGTCAGCGACGGACGATTGATATCAGGTAGAGATGGGAGTGCAGGTGAGTTCGGCCATATCTCGATCGATTGGAACGGACCGCCATGCCGTTGTGGGAATCGCGGATGCCTGGAAAATTACGCTTCTGGTACTGCCATTGAAAGCGCCGCTAGTCACAAACTGGTATCCACGAAGGAGCCCGTTACCGATGGAATCCTTGTTCAAAATGGAGAACTGACGGCAAAAGATATCTGCGAAGCTGCGCTTGCAGGAGATGCATTTTTCGCGCAAATCGTAAAGCAAGCTGGGTTTTACTTAGGCATAGGAGCAGCCAATCTGATCTATTTGTTTAATCCGGAGGTCATCGTGTTCGGAGGCGGGGTAATGAACGCATCCGCACTATTGCTTCCAGAAATCGAAAAGAGCATGAGAGATAGATGCATCCCTGGATTGGTGCAGGGGGTACGCGTTGCCCTTAGCCAGATCGGGGCGGAAGCTGGAGTGATGGGAGCGGCAGGGGGAGTTTTTGCGTTAAATCAACCAGGAGAGAAACCGCAAAATTTTTAA
- a CDS encoding spore gernimation protein GerQ, with translation MNKQTLAAHESLDIHEVLNFKTLCLAKSKLMQGIVFDQDLRALMQKDVEQSLQAIAELQAIYKKAPFQAPIPQTRPTPIIN, from the coding sequence ATGAATAAACAGACGCTGGCTGCCCATGAATCACTGGATATTCATGAAGTACTTAACTTCAAAACACTCTGCCTCGCCAAATCCAAGCTGATGCAAGGCATTGTATTCGATCAGGATTTACGAGCGTTGATGCAAAAAGATGTAGAGCAATCCTTGCAAGCAATCGCGGAGCTTCAGGCTATTTACAAGAAAGCACCCTTCCAGGCACCGATCCCGCAAACTCGTCCGACCCCCATCATAAACTGA
- the arsC gene encoding arsenate reductase (thioredoxin), which translates to MENKKTIYFLCTGNSCRSQMAEAWGKKYLGDSWNVFSAGIEAHGVNPNAVRAMQEVGIDISTQTSDVIDPNILNKADLIVTLCSHADSVCPTTPPHVKRVHWGFDDPAGKEWSEFQRVRDEIGTRIKAYKETGK; encoded by the coding sequence ATGGAAAACAAAAAGACCATTTACTTCTTATGCACAGGGAATTCTTGCCGAAGCCAAATGGCAGAAGCGTGGGGAAAGAAATACTTGGGTGACTCGTGGAATGTGTTTTCTGCGGGGATTGAAGCGCATGGTGTCAATCCAAATGCCGTTCGAGCGATGCAAGAAGTAGGAATAGACATTTCTACGCAAACTTCTGACGTCATTGACCCGAATATCCTAAACAAAGCGGATCTGATCGTGACACTATGCAGTCATGCAGACTCCGTTTGCCCAACCACACCTCCTCATGTGAAACGCGTTCATTGGGGATTTGACGATCCCGCAGGAAAAGAATGGTCTGAGTTTCAAAGGGTTCGAGATGAAATTGGGACACGTATTAAAGCGTATAAGGAAACGGGAAAGTAG